The following are from one region of the Cytobacillus firmus genome:
- a CDS encoding chromate transporter, which yields MNKNKTGLKTLLEILLVSTRLGLTSFGGPVAHLGYFHDEYVRRRKWMDEKSYADLVALCQFLPGPASSQVGIGIGVMRAGAPGGIMAFLGFTLPSVIALIIFAILLQGINPAEAGWIHGLKIVAVAVVAHAVLGMAQKLVPDLPRKTLALLAIIATLFWQTAITQVAVILVSGFIGFLIYKKHTDNDDARLEFPISKGFAAGCLVLFFALLIVLPILREVTALEWVALFDSFYRSGSLVFGGGHVVLPLLEREFVPAGWLSEEAFLAGYGAAQAVPGPLFTFAAYLGAVMNGWQGGLLATAAIFLPAFLLILGALPFWDTLRRNPNIRGALMGVNAAVVGILIAAFYHPIWTSSILEPADFAFAAVLFSMLVYWKLPPWIIVVTGAMGGTLLGNVI from the coding sequence ATGAACAAAAACAAAACCGGGCTAAAAACGTTACTGGAAATATTATTGGTTTCAACAAGGCTTGGACTAACCTCTTTCGGGGGACCTGTAGCTCATCTCGGCTATTTTCACGATGAGTATGTCCGAAGAAGAAAATGGATGGATGAAAAAAGCTACGCAGACTTAGTTGCACTTTGTCAGTTCCTTCCCGGTCCTGCAAGCAGCCAGGTCGGGATCGGCATTGGTGTCATGAGGGCTGGCGCACCGGGCGGCATAATGGCTTTCCTTGGGTTTACCTTACCATCTGTTATAGCTCTGATTATTTTTGCCATTCTTCTTCAAGGCATTAATCCGGCAGAAGCCGGCTGGATCCATGGTCTGAAGATTGTCGCTGTGGCCGTAGTGGCCCACGCCGTTCTGGGTATGGCCCAAAAGCTTGTACCTGATCTTCCCCGAAAAACGCTGGCACTGCTCGCAATTATTGCCACACTTTTTTGGCAGACAGCCATTACGCAGGTTGCGGTCATCCTCGTCTCTGGTTTTATCGGATTTTTAATCTATAAAAAGCATACTGACAACGATGATGCACGATTGGAGTTTCCCATCTCAAAAGGTTTTGCTGCAGGCTGTTTGGTCTTATTTTTCGCCCTTTTAATTGTGCTTCCAATACTAAGAGAAGTAACCGCATTGGAATGGGTTGCCTTATTTGACAGCTTTTATCGCTCAGGATCCCTGGTTTTCGGCGGCGGGCATGTTGTACTTCCCTTGCTGGAACGTGAATTTGTCCCAGCAGGCTGGCTAAGTGAGGAAGCCTTTCTGGCTGGCTACGGTGCAGCTCAGGCAGTGCCGGGGCCGTTATTTACTTTTGCTGCTTATCTTGGAGCAGTGATGAATGGCTGGCAGGGCGGTCTGCTTGCAACGGCTGCGATCTTTTTGCCTGCCTTTCTGCTGATCTTAGGAGCACTCCCATTTTGGGACACACTTCGCCGCAACCCTAACATCAGGGGTGCATTAATGGGTGTGAATGCTGCAGTTGTAGGGATTTTAATTGCTGCCTTTTATCATCCCATTTGGACCAGCAGCATCCTCGAGCCGGCAGACTTTGCCTTTGCCGCAGTACTATTCAGCATGCTTGTTTATTGGAAGCTGCCTCCTTGGATTATTGTTGTGACAGGAGCCATGGGCGGAACTTTATTAGGAAATGTAATTTAG
- a CDS encoding PadR family transcriptional regulator → MEDKILRKLFLGFIQIHILHHAKEHPVFGAWMAEELKEHGYSISSGTLYPILHSMESDGLLQQEKKNVDGRIRKYYTATEKGILVLEEARKKAYELFKEIKD, encoded by the coding sequence TTGGAAGATAAAATATTGCGCAAGCTGTTTCTGGGGTTTATTCAAATCCATATCCTTCACCATGCAAAGGAGCACCCTGTTTTCGGCGCATGGATGGCTGAAGAACTAAAAGAGCATGGATATAGCATCAGTTCCGGAACATTATATCCGATCCTGCATTCAATGGAGTCAGACGGGCTTCTTCAACAGGAGAAGAAGAATGTTGATGGCAGAATCAGAAAGTATTATACCGCAACTGAAAAAGGGATTTTGGTTCTGGAGGAAGCGAGAAAAAAAGCTTATGAGCTTTTTAAAGAAATTAAGGATTAA
- a CDS encoding threonine/serine exporter family protein: MGKEFPPTIEVIEICLLAGKIMLQGGAETYRVEDTMTRIAASLGIPHSHSYVTPTGIIFSTDGTEPAKLIRISERSTDLYKVTLVNGVSRRISSGELDGKEALARLKEIESADYTFPVYQQIFAASIASGCFLIMFLGSWTDFIPAMITGGLGFVSFLYVHRVVQIKFFSEFIASLLIGLIAYFFVYSGVGTELDKIIIGSVMPLVPGLLITNAVRDLMAGHLVSGLSKGAEAFLTAFAIGAGIALVFTF; encoded by the coding sequence ATGGGGAAAGAATTCCCGCCAACAATAGAAGTAATTGAGATATGCTTGCTTGCGGGGAAAATTATGCTCCAGGGAGGTGCGGAAACGTATCGCGTAGAAGACACCATGACAAGGATTGCTGCCTCCCTGGGTATACCGCACTCACATAGCTATGTAACGCCAACAGGAATCATATTTTCTACAGATGGAACTGAACCGGCGAAGCTGATTCGGATTTCAGAACGTTCAACGGATTTATACAAGGTGACATTAGTGAACGGTGTTTCACGCAGAATCAGCAGCGGTGAACTGGATGGAAAGGAAGCATTGGCAAGGCTGAAGGAGATTGAAAGTGCCGACTATACATTCCCTGTTTATCAGCAGATTTTTGCAGCCTCGATTGCAAGCGGCTGTTTTTTAATTATGTTCCTTGGAAGCTGGACTGATTTTATTCCAGCCATGATTACAGGCGGTCTGGGATTTGTTTCATTTTTATATGTACATAGAGTTGTCCAGATCAAGTTTTTCTCTGAATTTATTGCTTCATTATTAATTGGCCTTATAGCCTATTTCTTTGTTTACTCGGGAGTGGGGACAGAGCTCGATAAGATCATCATCGGGTCGGTCATGCCGCTCGTTCCGGGGCTATTGATAACAAATGCAGTCAGGGATTTAATGGCCGGGCATCTTGTTTCCGGACTTTCAAAAGGGGCTGAAGCCTTTCTGACGGCTTTTGCCATTGGAGCCGGGATTGCTCTTGTCTTCACTTTTTAA
- a CDS encoding threonine/serine exporter family protein yields the protein MFILTHMITSFIASAGFGVLFNAPKKSLLKCGFVGMVGWFVYIWLVNWQYDAVISSLIAAFTIAVISQIFARMYKTPIIIFSVAGIIPLVPGGIAYDAMRNFVENDYNTAIQLAAKAFMISGAIAVGLVISEVINQMIRNVQFKSRI from the coding sequence ATGTTTATATTGACACATATGATTACAAGCTTTATCGCATCAGCAGGGTTCGGGGTGCTTTTCAATGCTCCGAAAAAATCGCTGCTGAAATGCGGATTTGTTGGCATGGTCGGATGGTTCGTTTATATTTGGCTTGTCAATTGGCAGTATGATGCTGTTATTTCTTCCTTAATTGCTGCTTTTACGATCGCTGTGATCAGCCAGATTTTTGCCAGAATGTATAAAACACCTATTATTATTTTCAGTGTTGCCGGCATCATTCCGCTGGTCCCAGGAGGGATTGCATATGATGCGATGCGGAATTTTGTTGAAAATGATTACAATACGGCCATTCAGCTCGCAGCGAAAGCATTCATGATATCCGGGGCCATTGCAGTCGGTCTTGTCATTTCAGAGGTAATCAATCAAATGATCCGCAATGTCCAGTTCAAATCAAGAATCTGA
- a CDS encoding ABC transporter ATP-binding protein produces MIRRFFSYYKPHKRLFMIDFSSAVFVAILELGFPLAVQWFIDSLLPSGNWSMIVSVSAGLLALYVASTLLQFVVNYWGHKLGINIETDMRQQLFQHVQRQSFRFFDNTKTGHIMSRVTNDLMDIGELAHHGPEDLFIAVMTFVGAFWIMLTINVKLALVTIFVLPFLVWLITFCNIKMNKAWKRMYGEIADVNAQVEDSVSGVRVVQSFTNESYEIKRFKENNGRFRLAKLAAYKIMSFSASGVYMLTRLVTLLVLVYGSWLSFSGQLSYGELVGFVLYVNVLLKPIDKISALMELYPKGMAGFKRFLEIIDTEPEIEDPKDAIEVASLRGDIRFQDVSFRYDEHKSVLEGIDLQIKAGETVAFVGPSGAGKTTICSLIPRFYEVNSGSIKIDGMDIRDMTKKSLRSQIGIVQQDVFLFTGTLKENIAYGMLGASDDQVADAAKKAHLQDFIASLPDGWETQIGERGLKLSGGQKQRIAIARMFLKNPPILILDEATSALDTETEQIIQMALNELAVNRTTLVIAHRLATIRNADRVVVVTEDGIAEEGTHDELIEKNGIFAGLHNVQFQR; encoded by the coding sequence ATGATCCGACGGTTTTTTAGCTACTATAAGCCGCATAAGCGCCTGTTCATGATTGATTTTAGTTCGGCAGTATTCGTGGCGATTCTTGAGTTGGGCTTTCCGCTTGCGGTTCAGTGGTTTATCGACAGCCTGCTTCCAAGCGGGAATTGGTCCATGATTGTTTCTGTCAGTGCCGGCCTGCTTGCTCTTTATGTAGCAAGCACACTTCTTCAGTTTGTGGTTAACTATTGGGGCCACAAGCTTGGCATCAACATCGAAACAGATATGCGGCAGCAGCTTTTTCAGCATGTGCAAAGGCAGTCTTTCCGCTTCTTCGATAATACTAAAACAGGGCATATTATGAGCCGGGTGACAAACGATCTTATGGATATCGGAGAGCTTGCCCATCATGGCCCGGAGGATTTATTTATAGCGGTCATGACGTTTGTGGGTGCATTCTGGATTATGCTGACCATCAATGTGAAGCTTGCTCTTGTAACCATATTTGTTCTTCCGTTTCTTGTATGGCTGATTACGTTCTGCAATATTAAAATGAACAAAGCATGGAAAAGAATGTACGGTGAAATTGCCGATGTTAACGCCCAGGTAGAGGATAGTGTATCGGGTGTGCGTGTGGTTCAGTCTTTTACAAATGAAAGCTATGAGATTAAAAGATTTAAAGAAAACAATGGCAGATTCCGTCTTGCCAAGCTTGCAGCTTATAAGATTATGAGCTTCAGTGCTTCCGGAGTCTACATGCTGACCCGATTAGTTACGCTGCTTGTTCTTGTATACGGTTCCTGGCTGAGCTTCAGCGGGCAGCTTTCATACGGTGAATTGGTCGGATTTGTGCTCTATGTGAATGTGCTATTAAAGCCGATTGATAAAATCAGCGCTCTGATGGAACTATATCCAAAGGGAATGGCTGGTTTCAAACGGTTTTTAGAAATCATTGATACTGAACCGGAAATTGAGGATCCAAAAGATGCCATTGAGGTTGCGTCTTTAAGGGGTGATATTCGTTTTCAGGATGTATCGTTCCGCTATGACGAGCATAAATCGGTGCTTGAGGGAATTGACCTTCAAATAAAAGCAGGTGAAACAGTAGCTTTTGTCGGACCTTCAGGAGCCGGAAAGACAACGATTTGTTCTTTGATTCCACGCTTTTATGAGGTGAATAGCGGAAGTATTAAGATTGATGGCATGGATATCAGGGACATGACGAAGAAATCTCTGAGATCACAAATTGGCATTGTCCAGCAGGATGTCTTCCTGTTTACCGGTACCCTGAAGGAGAATATAGCCTACGGGATGCTTGGAGCATCAGATGATCAGGTTGCAGACGCAGCTAAAAAAGCGCACCTGCAGGACTTCATTGCATCTCTTCCGGATGGCTGGGAAACACAAATTGGGGAACGGGGATTAAAGCTGTCAGGCGGACAAAAACAACGGATCGCCATTGCGAGAATGTTCCTGAAAAACCCGCCGATTTTAATCCTGGATGAAGCAACCTCGGCATTAGATACAGAAACCGAACAGATTATTCAAATGGCATTGAACGAGCTTGCCGTAAACCGCACCACACTGGTCATTGCCCATAGGCTTGCAACCATCCGCAATGCGGACAGGGTAGTCGTTGTCACAGAAGACGGCATTGCTGAAGAAGGTACACATGATGAATTGATCGAAAAGAACGGAATCTTTGCAGGTCTTCATAATGTACAGTTTCAAAGATAA
- a CDS encoding serine hydrolase yields MKIHKNKGGTMKNKTMLVALSAALGTSLFIPAAYPASAQSAEGVKPTMEMKNNKDVKHKIHPVFSWDRPGPISPILHPGSAAGAGMVQQPLDEIDPLMEEMISEGVMPGAVTFVARRGHIVKHDAYGYSYRYTDDKFTEAQNPIEMTEDTIFDLASISKIFTTTAAMILYDEGRFELDDPVAEYIPEFAENGKENVTIRQLMTHTSGFTAWIPLYSQGSSREERMQIVFKHPLANEPGEAYTYSDLNMITLGALIERLSGQSLDEFVEKRITKPLGMKDTMYNPPESLKHRIAATEYQPAIGRELVWGEVHDENAWSLDGVAGHAGVFSTATDLARLAHMYVNDGRYGGKRILKEKTVKMLIQNQIPEFPGDDHGLGWELGQGWFMDALSEGTSLGHTGYTGTSIVINRNNGTIAILLTNRVHPSRNTVTTNIARRAFARQVADAIPVAIPGKGPAWFSGYGDKIQHELTAKVNLKEEAVLSFDTWYRTETNADMGVVEFSEDGVNWTQAAQPYTGSSIDWKKEKLTIAAGTSHIRFRYVTDSTVNGRGWYVDNVKLQLSDGQKVTPALSGNGWEKRNY; encoded by the coding sequence ATGAAGATTCATAAAAATAAAGGAGGCACTATGAAAAATAAAACCATGCTTGTTGCGCTATCTGCCGCACTTGGCACATCACTCTTTATTCCGGCAGCATATCCTGCGTCTGCGCAAAGCGCTGAAGGAGTTAAGCCAACGATGGAAATGAAAAACAATAAAGATGTGAAACACAAGATTCATCCTGTTTTTTCGTGGGATCGTCCCGGGCCGATCTCTCCTATCCTTCATCCTGGTTCAGCAGCGGGAGCCGGCATGGTTCAGCAGCCGCTCGATGAAATCGATCCCTTAATGGAGGAGATGATTTCAGAAGGCGTCATGCCGGGTGCTGTCACTTTTGTGGCAAGGCGAGGCCATATCGTTAAGCATGATGCATACGGATATTCCTACCGCTACACGGATGATAAATTTACTGAAGCCCAGAACCCGATCGAAATGACCGAAGATACCATCTTTGATCTGGCTTCAATCAGTAAAATCTTTACCACAACTGCAGCGATGATATTGTATGATGAAGGCCGATTTGAGCTGGATGATCCTGTTGCTGAATATATTCCCGAGTTCGCCGAAAACGGAAAGGAAAATGTAACGATACGCCAGCTGATGACACATACTTCAGGCTTTACTGCATGGATTCCATTATATTCACAAGGAAGCAGCAGAGAGGAACGCATGCAAATCGTTTTTAAGCATCCATTGGCCAATGAGCCGGGCGAAGCGTATACATACAGCGACTTGAATATGATAACGCTCGGTGCACTAATCGAACGCCTCTCAGGGCAAAGCCTGGATGAGTTTGTGGAAAAACGCATAACTAAACCGCTCGGTATGAAGGACACGATGTATAATCCGCCTGAATCTTTGAAGCACCGGATTGCAGCCACGGAATATCAGCCTGCGATTGGCAGGGAGCTTGTCTGGGGAGAGGTTCACGATGAGAATGCCTGGTCCCTTGATGGAGTCGCCGGTCATGCAGGTGTCTTTTCCACTGCCACAGATCTTGCCAGGCTTGCCCATATGTATGTGAATGACGGGCGATATGGCGGCAAACGGATATTGAAAGAAAAGACGGTGAAAATGCTTATTCAAAATCAAATTCCTGAATTCCCAGGCGATGATCACGGCCTGGGCTGGGAGCTCGGCCAGGGATGGTTCATGGATGCTTTATCAGAGGGAACTTCCCTTGGGCATACAGGGTACACTGGAACATCCATCGTCATAAACCGAAATAATGGCACCATTGCGATTCTTTTAACGAACCGTGTGCATCCATCAAGAAATACGGTTACAACGAATATTGCAAGGCGTGCATTTGCAAGACAAGTGGCGGATGCCATTCCTGTAGCCATTCCGGGAAAAGGGCCGGCGTGGTTCTCAGGGTATGGAGATAAAATTCAGCATGAGTTAACCGCTAAAGTGAATCTCAAAGAAGAGGCGGTCCTGTCGTTTGATACCTGGTACAGAACTGAAACAAATGCAGACATGGGCGTGGTTGAGTTCTCGGAAGATGGCGTCAATTGGACACAGGCAGCACAGCCATATACAGGCAGCAGCATCGACTGGAAAAAGGAAAAGCTGACGATTGCGGCAGGAACATCCCACATCCGATTCCGATACGTGACAGACAGTACAGTAAACGGCAGAGGCTGGTATGTTGATAATGTAAAACTCCAGCTTTCAGATGGACAAAAAGTGACGCCTGCCCTCTCAGGAAACGGTTGGGAAAAAAGAAATTACTAG
- a CDS encoding glycoside hydrolase family 3 protein has product MGKVSKVMFIFLLTITLAVSQLWMGGTLKNAAAESTAKDLILLENVPQVSTEISGDAFQLKALHVYKEGHFMGVSEGLKWNSTNKTVAAVDQSGNITLRGEPGKTFISVTDGVYKDRIALQIKPDHNKGSKGKPAFKVKIKKENGKRYDLISRAVKNMSIEEKVGQMLMPDFRAWKGQNVTKMLPEIEKLVKDYHLGGVILFRENVVTTEQTATLVSDYQKAADKFGLLMTIDQEGGIVTRLQSGTDMPGNMALGAARSEEISRKVGKAIGEELSSLGINMNFAPVMDVNNNPDNPVIGVRSFGEDPQLVADLGVAYTEGLQSAGVAATAKHFPGHGDTAVDSHLGLPEVPHDKERLKEVELYPFQKGMEAGVDAIMTAHVTFPKIDDTKAISKKTGEEIAVPATLSYKVLTELMREEMGYEGVITTDAMNMNAIAEHFGPVDAAVRAVKAGTDIVLMPVGLQEVAEGLLNAVENGEISEKRIESSVERILTLKIKRGIVKEETQQPIDEKIANALDVVGSEEHKQIEKEAAERSITLVKNEGDALPLQVSPEDKIVVVGNTYITDLKNAMSKFHANTTVIQTSSYVLTEEQKEQIRNASAVIVGSYTFNVSGRSPDSAQMKMVNSIISESEAPVIAVGIRNPYDIMAYPEVDAYIAQYGFRTASFNAAAGVIFGQINPSGKLPVTIPGTDGNVLYEFGHGLSY; this is encoded by the coding sequence ATGGGTAAAGTCAGCAAAGTAATGTTTATTTTCCTTCTCACAATTACACTTGCCGTTTCGCAATTATGGATGGGAGGAACCTTGAAAAACGCAGCGGCAGAAAGTACAGCTAAGGATTTAATACTCCTTGAGAATGTACCCCAGGTCAGCACGGAAATCAGTGGAGATGCATTCCAATTAAAAGCGCTTCATGTCTATAAAGAAGGTCATTTCATGGGAGTTTCTGAAGGGCTGAAATGGAACTCAACCAATAAAACTGTTGCAGCAGTTGATCAGTCAGGGAATATCACTTTAAGAGGGGAGCCCGGAAAAACCTTCATCAGTGTAACAGACGGAGTATATAAGGACCGTATCGCACTCCAAATAAAACCTGACCATAATAAGGGCAGCAAAGGCAAGCCTGCTTTTAAAGTGAAAATTAAAAAAGAGAATGGGAAACGGTATGATCTCATCAGCCGGGCAGTGAAAAATATGTCCATTGAAGAGAAGGTAGGCCAGATGCTGATGCCGGATTTCCGCGCCTGGAAGGGACAAAATGTCACTAAAATGCTGCCGGAAATAGAGAAGCTGGTAAAAGATTATCATCTTGGAGGGGTAATTTTATTCCGTGAAAATGTGGTAACAACCGAACAGACTGCCACATTGGTTTCAGACTATCAGAAAGCTGCCGATAAATTCGGCTTGTTGATGACGATTGATCAGGAAGGCGGAATTGTTACACGTCTTCAATCAGGAACTGACATGCCCGGCAATATGGCGTTAGGGGCTGCCCGTTCTGAGGAAATTTCCCGCAAGGTCGGCAAGGCGATTGGGGAGGAGCTTTCATCACTCGGCATTAATATGAACTTTGCCCCTGTCATGGATGTAAATAATAATCCCGACAATCCTGTAATTGGCGTTCGTTCCTTCGGGGAGGACCCGCAGCTTGTCGCTGACTTGGGTGTTGCTTATACCGAAGGATTGCAATCAGCAGGTGTTGCTGCTACTGCAAAGCATTTTCCCGGACATGGAGATACAGCAGTAGACTCACATCTTGGATTGCCTGAAGTGCCTCATGATAAAGAACGTCTAAAGGAAGTTGAATTGTATCCTTTCCAAAAGGGAATGGAAGCAGGAGTGGATGCCATCATGACTGCGCATGTTACCTTCCCTAAGATTGATGACACGAAAGCAATTTCGAAAAAAACAGGTGAAGAAATCGCCGTCCCGGCCACTCTTTCCTATAAAGTGCTGACAGAACTTATGCGTGAAGAAATGGGATATGAAGGGGTCATTACAACAGATGCAATGAATATGAATGCCATCGCTGAACATTTTGGACCGGTTGACGCAGCCGTTCGTGCTGTCAAAGCTGGAACTGATATTGTGTTAATGCCTGTTGGCCTTCAAGAAGTTGCAGAAGGGCTATTGAATGCTGTGGAGAATGGAGAAATCTCGGAAAAACGCATTGAATCATCAGTTGAGCGGATTTTAACACTGAAAATAAAGCGGGGAATTGTGAAAGAAGAGACACAGCAGCCGATTGATGAAAAAATTGCAAACGCTCTTGACGTAGTTGGATCAGAAGAACATAAACAAATAGAAAAAGAAGCAGCAGAACGTTCTATCACATTGGTGAAAAATGAAGGAGATGCACTGCCATTACAAGTATCTCCTGAGGATAAGATTGTCGTTGTCGGTAATACGTATATTACAGACTTAAAGAACGCAATGAGTAAGTTTCATGCAAACACAACGGTCATCCAAACCTCAAGCTATGTATTAACGGAAGAGCAGAAGGAACAAATCAGGAATGCCAGTGCGGTTATTGTGGGCTCCTATACGTTTAATGTATCAGGTCGATCACCAGACAGCGCCCAGATGAAAATGGTTAATTCCATCATTTCTGAATCAGAAGCTCCGGTCATTGCAGTTGGCATCCGCAACCCATATGACATCATGGCCTACCCGGAAGTTGATGCATACATTGCACAATACGGCTTCAGGACGGCAAGCTTTAATGCAGCAGCAGGTGTTATCTTTGGCCAGATTAATCCTTCAGGCAAATTGCCTGTAACAATTCCGGGTACAGATGGTAATGTACTATATGAATTTGGGCATGGATTGAGCTATTAG
- a CDS encoding carbon-nitrogen hydrolase family protein gives MKIRVSAVQYHLHTIRSFEEFANQCEHYIKTAQEFGSEFVLFPEFFTTQLLSIGSEQGTSLTINELPGFTEQYKNLFSNFAKQTNMHIIGGTHVINRDGRLYNVAHLFYPDGRIEEQAKLHITPTEVHEWNMSPGEGLRVFDTDKGRIAILTCYDIEFPEIVRMAKAQGADVIFCPSCTDDRHGFHRVRYTSHARAIENQVYVVVTGTIGSLPTVDFMRANFGQAAVITPNDIPFPPKGIMVEGELNDDMIVTADLDLSLLYEVRERGSVTTWRDRRTDLYVDWEKENIEG, from the coding sequence TTGAAAATTCGTGTATCCGCTGTGCAGTATCATCTGCATACCATTCGTTCATTTGAAGAGTTTGCAAACCAATGTGAGCATTATATTAAAACTGCCCAGGAGTTTGGGTCTGAGTTTGTTTTATTTCCTGAATTTTTCACGACACAGCTTTTATCCATTGGAAGCGAGCAGGGAACAAGCCTGACCATTAACGAACTGCCTGGTTTTACTGAACAATATAAAAACCTATTTTCCAATTTTGCTAAACAAACCAACATGCATATAATCGGCGGTACACACGTAATTAACAGAGATGGACGCCTATATAATGTGGCACATTTATTTTATCCGGATGGGCGGATTGAAGAACAGGCAAAACTGCATATCACGCCTACTGAAGTCCATGAGTGGAATATGTCACCTGGTGAAGGCCTTCGTGTATTCGATACAGATAAAGGCAGAATAGCCATTCTGACGTGCTATGACATTGAGTTTCCGGAAATCGTCCGTATGGCTAAAGCCCAGGGAGCAGATGTTATTTTCTGCCCTTCCTGTACAGACGACCGTCATGGGTTCCACCGTGTCCGCTATACAAGCCATGCCAGAGCGATTGAGAATCAGGTGTATGTTGTGGTTACAGGGACAATTGGCTCCCTGCCTACTGTCGATTTTATGCGTGCCAATTTCGGGCAGGCAGCCGTCATTACACCGAATGATATTCCATTTCCGCCTAAGGGGATTATGGTGGAAGGCGAGCTGAATGACGATATGATTGTGACTGCCGATCTTGACCTTAGCCTTTTATATGAAGTCCGTGAGCGCGGTTCGGTTACGACCTGGCGGGACCGAAGAACAGATCTGTATGTAGACTGGGAAAAAGAAAATATCGAAGGATAG
- a CDS encoding TetR/AcrR family transcriptional regulator, translating to MPKKVDHEKQKHILAKAAWRVIKKEGIEGASVRKIAEEAGLSPGSLRHYFSNQSELLAYSMNLVSERVKIRIQNAPFTEDHFENMILVLGELLPLDEERRLEMEVWIAFNIKALVDPNLAELSSRVYDEMKEGIRKVIEGLKLMGISRSDLKAAEEVERLYALIDGLALHAVMKPDLFTESKMKGIIRTHLVSLCKNESDKNS from the coding sequence ATGCCTAAAAAAGTTGATCATGAAAAACAAAAACATATTTTAGCAAAAGCAGCATGGCGGGTGATTAAAAAGGAGGGCATTGAAGGAGCTTCCGTACGGAAGATAGCAGAGGAAGCAGGTTTATCACCAGGTTCACTGCGTCACTACTTTTCAAATCAAAGTGAGTTATTGGCTTATTCTATGAACTTAGTTTCAGAAAGGGTGAAAATAAGAATCCAGAATGCACCATTTACAGAAGATCATTTTGAAAATATGATACTGGTGCTTGGCGAGCTGCTTCCTTTAGATGAAGAACGGAGATTGGAAATGGAAGTCTGGATAGCATTTAATATTAAAGCTCTTGTTGACCCGAATCTTGCAGAACTCAGCAGCCGTGTATACGATGAAATGAAGGAAGGCATCCGAAAAGTCATTGAGGGGCTGAAGTTAATGGGTATATCCAGGTCTGATTTGAAAGCTGCAGAAGAGGTGGAACGACTTTATGCCTTGATTGATGGCCTCGCTCTCCATGCTGTGATGAAGCCTGATCTTTTTACTGAAAGTAAAATGAAAGGGATTATTAGAACTCATTTGGTATCATTATGTAAAAATGAATCCGATAAAAACAGCTGA